Within Candidatus Zixiibacteriota bacterium, the genomic segment TTGAATATCTTGCCGACATTGCGGAGATAATATTCCAGGTCGAAACAGGCATCGATTTCATTTTCGCTGAGGTATTGGCGGATTTCGCGGTCTTCCTTTACAAGGTCCTGAAAACCGTCGGGACCTTCGTAGGCTTTCATGGCGTTTCTTTGCACCAGATGATAGGCGCGGTCCCGGCTGCCGAGTTTATCTGTCAGGAGTAACAGCACCCTTTGCGAGAAGACAATTCCGCCGTAGCGATAGATATTCTCAAGCATTCTTTTCTCATCGATTACCAGCCGCTCCAGGATGTCATTGAATAGTTTCAGCCCGTAATCGACGATGATAGTGCTGTCGGGGATTATGATTCGCTCGACCGAGCTGTGGGCGATATCGCGCTCGTGCCAGAGGGGGATATTCTCCATGGCGGAAAGCGAATAGCCGCGGACAACGCGGGCAATTCCGGTCAGTCTTTCGGCTGTTATCGGGTTTCTCTTGTGCGGCATGGCGGAGGAGCCTTTCTGGCCGCGGACGAAGCCCTCCGCCATCTCCCCTATTTCAGTCCTCTGAAGATTTCTGATTTCGGTGGCAAATTTCTCAAGAGAGGAGGCGAGAATCGCCAGGGCGGCAATATAAGCGCCGTGACGGTCACGTTGAATAACCTGGGTGGAGACTTTGTCGACCTTCAACCCCAGTAAACGACAAGCGGCGGTTTCGATTTTAGGGTCAATATTGGCAAAGTTGCCGACCGCTCCCGATATAGCGCCGACTGCGCAGGCCTCGGCCGCCTGACGAAAGCGCTCCCGTCCCCGCTCCAGTTCCGTGTACCAAACGGCAAATTTCAATCCGAGGGTGGTCGGCTCCGCTATCACTCCATGAGTGCGCCCGATGACAGGGGTCATTTTGTACTTAAGCGCCAGATTCCTGATTTTATCGAGGGCGGCGACAATTTTCTTGTCGATGAGAGTTGCCGCTTTTTTCATCTGGAGAGAGAGAGCGGTATCGAGCATATCGGAGGAGGTCATGCCGAAGTGGATATACTTGGAGTCGTGGCCCACAAATTCGCTGACGGAAGTGAGAAAAGAGATGACATCATGATTGGTTGTCGCTTCAATTTCGCTAATACGCTTGACATCGAAGTCGGCTTTCTTGAGGATATTCTTGAGAGCCCTGTGTGGAATCATCCCGGCCTGCGCCATAGCGCGGCAGACCGCCAGTTCAACATCGAGCCAGTGGCGAAATTTCGATTTTTCCGACCAGAGCTCCCCCATCTGGGGCAGGGTGTAACGGCTTATCATCCTTGGTTCACTTTCTTCCAATCGTCAAGAAACTTCTGCAGGCCGATATCGGTCAGAGGATGCTTGATTAATTGCTCAATCACTTTGAAAGGGCAGGTGGCGACGTCGGCTCCCATCATAGCGGCATCCACCAAATGCAGCGGGTGGCGGACTGAAGCGACCAGGATTTCAGTGCCGAAAGCATAGTTGTTGTAGATTTGCGAAATCTGGCTTATCAGTTCCATTCCGTTGTGGGAGATATCATCGAGCCGTCCCACAAAAGGAGAAACAAAGGTAGCGCCGGCTTTAGCCACGAGAAGCGCCTGCGACGGCGAGAAACAGAGAGTGGCATTGGTCATAATCCCTTTACCCGACAGCGCCCGAATCGCTTTTAGTCCCTCCTTGGTGGTGGGAATTTTGACGGTGATGTTTTCGGCTATGGAGGCAAGGTCGAGCCCTTCCTTTATCATCCCTCCGGAGTCAAGCGCCACCACTTCGGCCGATACCGGTCCCGGGACGATTTTGCAAATCTCTTTGAGAATTTCCCGGAACGGCATTTTTTCTTTAGCGGCAAGCGAGGGATTGGTTGTCACACCATCGATAACCCCCATGGCGGTCGCTTCCCTGATTTCATCAAGATTGGCAGTATCAATAAATATTTTCATAATTCTTAACCTCGTTTTCGTTGTGGTCAATATCCGACATCGGCCAAATATAACCCTCTTGCCGGAGCGACATGTTTGATTCGCGTATGGTCGCCGGATGTCATAATATCGCCAAATTCCTTCAAAGTCAAGCAATCGTTGGGCTTGGCGGTTTCGACCATCAGTCCGACCAGAGACCGGACCATGCTATGGAGAAAGCGGTTAGCAACGACATCAAAGATAAAGAGGGAGCCATCATTTTGCCAGCCCGCCTGCATAATCTGGCATGAGTTCTCTTCCTTCTGTGACGCCACCGTGCAGAAAGCGGAGAAATCATGCTCTCCCAGGATTTTGGAGGCGGTTTCATTCAATCTGGATAAGACAAGTTCATGCGCGATTTCCCAGCGATATTCGAAATGGAGGGCCGATTTGGCGGTGTCAATTAGATAACGATAGTGACGCCAGCGGGCGGAACGCCGCGCATGAAAGGAATCATCGACGACAGCAGCATCTTTGATTAATATGGTTCGAGGAAGATAATAATTGAGGGCATTCTTGTACTTTTCAGGCGGGAGGGAATGCTCAATTTTAAAATTGGCGAACTGATGGAGGGCATGCACGCCGGCGTCGGTTCTTCCAGCTCCGATTACCGCGACATCTTTTCCGGTCGTCTTTTTGATCGCCTGCTCAATTTCTCCCTGGATAGTCGGCAGCCCCGGCTGATATTGCCATCCGGCGAAGTCTGTTCCCTTGTATTCGATATCCAGCCTGATATTCATTGTCGACTTAATTCTCCGGTCAAAAAAAACAGAACTGCCGCGGAGGACAAAGCGGCGGCAAGGAATAACCAATCGGAAGCGCGGAAGCGGAATATATGGTAGGCGCTTCGCGGCTCACCGCTGACATACCCGCGCGATTCAATAGCCATCGCCAGTTCATCAGCCCGGCGAAGAGCCGAATGAAAGACCGGTATCAGAAGGTACAGCAGTTTGCGTCCCCGCTCACGGAGTTTACCCGATAAAGTGACGCCGCGGACCATCTGGGCTTTACGAATCATATCGAATTCCTCCGCCAGCACGGGAATGAAGCGCATGGCTATGAAGACGATTAATCCGATATCTTCGGCCGGGATGCCGAATCTCCGGAACGGCTTAAGCCAGCTGACCAGGGTTTCGGCTAATTCATCCGGGGCGGTGGTAAGCGAGACAAAGAAAGCGATAGTCACAAAAACCAGGACTCGCAATGAATACGACACCGCCATTTCGATGCCGCCGGAGGTGAGGGCAAAACCGAATATCTCCATCACTTTTTCGGTATCGCGGGCAGAAAAGATAAGATGATACAGGGCGGTGATGAGCGCAAGAATCAGAAACGGTTTGAGATTGCGCAGAATAATGGCGGCGGTTATGCCGGAAAAGATAAGCAGGATGGTGACACCGGCAATGATGCCGAGATAGAAGTAGATTGACGTGGTAAAAATGCTGAGGAGCATGATAAACAGGGCAAAAAATATTTTTCCC encodes:
- the purB gene encoding adenylosuccinate lyase; the protein is MISRYTLPQMGELWSEKSKFRHWLDVELAVCRAMAQAGMIPHRALKNILKKADFDVKRISEIEATTNHDVISFLTSVSEFVGHDSKYIHFGMTSSDMLDTALSLQMKKAATLIDKKIVAALDKIRNLALKYKMTPVIGRTHGVIAEPTTLGLKFAVWYTELERGRERFRQAAEACAVGAISGAVGNFANIDPKIETAACRLLGLKVDKVSTQVIQRDRHGAYIAALAILASSLEKFATEIRNLQRTEIGEMAEGFVRGQKGSSAMPHKRNPITAERLTGIARVVRGYSLSAMENIPLWHERDIAHSSVERIIIPDSTIIVDYGLKLFNDILERLVIDEKRMLENIYRYGGIVFSQRVLLLLTDKLGSRDRAYHLVQRNAMKAYEGPDGFQDLVKEDREIRQYLSENEIDACFDLEYYLRNVGKIF
- the truA gene encoding tRNA pseudouridine(38-40) synthase TruA, with protein sequence MNIRLDIEYKGTDFAGWQYQPGLPTIQGEIEQAIKKTTGKDVAVIGAGRTDAGVHALHQFANFKIEHSLPPEKYKNALNYYLPRTILIKDAAVVDDSFHARRSARWRHYRYLIDTAKSALHFEYRWEIAHELVLSRLNETASKILGEHDFSAFCTVASQKEENSCQIMQAGWQNDGSLFIFDVVANRFLHSMVRSLVGLMVETAKPNDCLTLKEFGDIMTSGDHTRIKHVAPARGLYLADVGY
- a CDS encoding energy-coupling factor transporter transmembrane component T; protein product: MNDRLILGQYRPSNSFGHRLDPRGKIFFALFIMLLSIFTTSIYFYLGIIAGVTILLIFSGITAAIILRNLKPFLILALITALYHLIFSARDTEKVMEIFGFALTSGGIEMAVSYSLRVLVFVTIAFFVSLTTAPDELAETLVSWLKPFRRFGIPAEDIGLIVFIAMRFIPVLAEEFDMIRKAQMVRGVTLSGKLRERGRKLLYLLIPVFHSALRRADELAMAIESRGYVSGEPRSAYHIFRFRASDWLFLAAALSSAAVLFFLTGELSRQ
- the fsa gene encoding fructose-6-phosphate aldolase, which codes for MKIFIDTANLDEIREATAMGVIDGVTTNPSLAAKEKMPFREILKEICKIVPGPVSAEVVALDSGGMIKEGLDLASIAENITVKIPTTKEGLKAIRALSGKGIMTNATLCFSPSQALLVAKAGATFVSPFVGRLDDISHNGMELISQISQIYNNYAFGTEILVASVRHPLHLVDAAMMGADVATCPFKVIEQLIKHPLTDIGLQKFLDDWKKVNQG